The region GGCCAGGCCTGCTAGATATACCCACGTAGTCCTAGGAGCGGTTGTGGTATAAAATCttacagcagcagaatagCTGTATAGCTCAAGTCGACACGCTGGTAGTCTCAGAAGCAGTATCAGGAATGGTAGGTTCAATCCCCACTTCTGCCTTTTGCACGTCCTTTCTCAAGGAAAGGGAGATAATCTCAGTGGGAACTGTGTCCGGAACAGTGGGTTCCACATCCTTGACAGCAGGAGCCTTGTCATTGCGAGAACTAGAGCGAGAACCTGTGGGGCTCATCTCCATGCGCTCAGATCTGCTAGGTACGATCTTCAGTCGACCACGTTCTAATGCGCGGAGAATAGTCCCGACTTCTTCTGAAACAATGCCCCGGAGTTTGCTCATCGTATCATCCGAAATCTCGGTCGCGTTAGCGTTCCAACCGAGTTTGGCAGATTCTTCAGATGTCAGGGATTTGGATTCCAGCGATGGACCTCCAGTGATGAGTTTGTGAAGGGCGGTAGGAGAGAGGTTCGTCGGACGGCGAGCCATCTTGACAGGCTTCTGCTTGGAACTTGACGAGACGGAGGCCACCTCTTCCTGATGTCGCTTCGGTGGGCGCTGAATGGGAGATAAAGGGTGGTCTCCCACCTCGTTGCGGATTTTATAGTACACGAGACCCAGGGTTGCGGCGAGAGCTTGATGGGCAGCTTCCGGGAACATGCGAACCGCTTCAGCGCGGGTGAGGTTTGAAGGGCAGTCGCTGGAATCGCTAGAGTCGCTATCACTGAACATCCCATCTGTCTGATGCATGCGGCCCCAATATTCATATCCACCCAGCTGGTAAAATTCGGCGAGTTGTGCCAAACGGTTGTCTAGAGTGTGTTAGAAGGGTTTGGGGGGGTATTCACTTATGTGACTTACGCCGACTGCGTTTTTTCAAACACCAGAACCTCCACACAGTCCTGGGAAAATAATCCGGCCAACGCAAGgacccatcttcctcaacaATAGGAACAGGTGTGATAGGTGCGTGGGTAGTATGAGCCAGCGAGTTAAACCGGACACGTTCGGAGTGCTTCATGCGCGCTTCGATAAGGGAAAAGCGTTCGAGGAAGGAGTTCAAATGCCGCGACGTCTCATGCTGCAATGTGATAAGTTCTGTGCGAAGCTGGCTGATGGCAGACTGCAATTTACTAATCTCCACACGACACCCACAGACGTCAGTCTGCATATGTTCTAAATCAACCTGGATCTGGTCGACATTCTTCGACAGTCGATCCACATCGCTGCGAAGGAAGACGGTTTCATTCCCAGCTTGTCCGAGGCTTGACTTTAGCTGTAATATTCCTGACTTCAACTGGCCAACGTCCGCTCTCAATGCAACAACATTCAGGTCGATTCTGTTGCTGATGGATCGGTGGGCTTCGAATTCTCGACGGATATGCTCATCTTCCCGATTGCGTCGGTCGACGTATCCATCCTTAGTCAGAGCGGTAGATCTTAGCTCGAGGAGACGGGATTCAATGGCGGAGAGCCGCTCGTGGATGTGAGAAAGGGATGATTCGGAGATAGGAGTTGTAGCTTCATGGCGGAATGAGATCATAGGCGAGAGTGGCATAGAGACACTGGAGGTGCGAGAGAGACTGCGTTCGAGAGTGGCGGTCATGCTGTAGAcggggatggtgatggggaCGGTGATGGGGTTGGTAGATGAGGGTGGTGTGACGAAACCAGTAGTGTGGATCGATACGGCGATATATGGAGACACGAACGAGAGATAGTCATCAAGTCTCTAACAACAGCTTCCGAGGTCCATTTTGACGATGTTATAGATGGTTTTTTGATGATATTATGGATAGTGATGGATGTGGTGATGGCAGAAGCGGTGGTGGTGAGCAGACGGGGAGTCAGCGGGTAGAACGGGATGAAAGAGATggggcgggttgggttgTGTGAGTCTGGCTGTTTGAGCGAAGAAAGGAGGCTAGGGCCGTGCGCCCCTCCTTTCACTAGCGCGGCGCCACTTGGCATTGGCACAACATAAACGATCGGACACAGTCGACTCATTTTCACTTATTCACCATGATTAATCATAATGATTCAGCTCTCTAGGACTCTGATATCCTAGCTGACATACTATTAATTCTTGATGCTCAAACTGCTTTAGCTTGACAACAATTGTTGAAGCTACCATCTATGTACTCATATCATGTAATGTCATGTTACACAATACAAGCCGATGACAATACAGGCCAAGAGACCATAAAGGGACTAGCGCTGAATGAGAAATCTAAAGCCTGCTTAGCGCAAAATCCGCATCCAGCTGACTTTACGACCACCAATCACCGGCCAAGCCAACCTTATCGCCACCAAAGACGCAGGGCTACACAAGGCTACAAAACGGTCCAATTGGTCAACATAAATAACCGATAGTCTGCCTGAACGTCATCCAACATAAGACGGGCTCGTAACCATGCAGGTTTTGTTCCGTTATCTTTGTATTACACAGGTCGACATTCAAGGCTTGACATGAAATTTGTACAACCCTAGTAAGGTGAATCAGGTCGATGCCATACTCAACAGGCTACGCTCCATCGGCAAAACAGCGTTTCTAAGGTTCGCAAGAACCGAGAATTCAAATCCCCAGTCGCCCGCCCACTGCGACATCCGACAGCCATCTTTGAAATGGATCGCTAGATGGTCAGCGCGCGCCGACCAGCTAGGTAAAGATGCTGCACAGAAACCACAGCGGCTCTGAATATCGGTTTGCGCCGATCGCCAGGCTTCAAGGTTTGGCACCGGATATCGTGTACATCCATGAAATTTACGCAGATGCTGCCAGAGATAGTCTTTGCGGCTGAAGGAGCGTTCTGGTAGAGGCTTGCTGGCACATTCCCGGAAGTCGTGGCTCTCCCAGTGCTCCGGACTTGAGGACTGATGGTCGCAGAATCGGCATTTCCCGAAAGGTATATTGGTATCTTCCAGTTCGCTGAGGTTTGGAGTGCAAATCCAGACATCTAACGGGAGATGGACGCTCTTTTCGTGTCTCGACCAGTcgtgcttcttcttgaacGACTGCATGCAAAACGTACATTGGTAATGGCCGTCTTCTGTAACGCGTTTTCGTCCGCCTCGTCGTCCAGATGATGGACGGCGATACGGTCGTGGCCGCAGTGGCCCATCTCCTGACTTGTAACTCCAAGCCGATGAACTGCTATCGGATGCGTCTGATGCCAGTACACCAAAACTTGATACTGACGAGGCGAGTGATGACCCTTCCAACCCAGACGAGAAATCAGTTAAAGGCGATTCGAACCGGCTTCGACAACCTGACACGTCCGAACCAGAGGATGTAGCAATCGCTTCTCGAATCATAGCCTCCGACACTGGCTCCTCATCAGGCGGCGACGCCTGCCAGCGCTCCATCGGGGTCATAGAGGCCAGTTCACTCGTTGGCATCGGCGACCCAGCGCGGAACACCCGGGTAGACGTTCTAGCCTGTTTCTGCTGCTTATGCCGCCGCCGGGCATTCGCAAACCAAGTAGAGATCCTCTGCCTCGAAAACCCAGTCTCCGCTGCAAGTCgagccttctcctcttccgaCGGATACGGGCAGTGCTCATTCTGATAAAACCAATCCCGTAACACCCTCGCTCCTTTCCTGACAAACTGCTTCGACTCTTTGGAGTCCAGTTTGCGCTCCCCGCATTCATTCTCATTCCCTTCTTCAATAACGCCGTGAAGATGCCCCAGGACTGGAGACAGCGTCTCAAACCCCGACGGCTGGCGCTTCTCTCCGCGCCCAAAGCTGCATGGACGGAACAAGCCCACACAGCTGGAACATGACGGTACTGGGTTGGGGTTATGGGATGTGCGCCGCAGAACTAAACACTGCAGCCGATGTCTACGGCAGTGGTCGCAGGGTGTTGGGGGACGATACGCGCCATCCAACCACTCGGCAACATTGTTGAAGCCCGACGGCACAATTGGAGTACTTGTAGTACCTGGCCCAACCTGGAGACAGCCCCATCCTTCGGGTTCAGGGTTACTGGCGATAGCCGACGCCGAATCACCGCCAGAGAGCGAAGCTCGTTGCGGCTCGAATTGCGTAGCAGTAAAGTCCAGCGTCCCCGTCGACCGAGATGCCTGTTCATATGGCAAGAATTCGGGATTGCAGCTGGGATCTTGTATGCCGTATAACTCCCAGTCAAAGAAAATGTCCTCCTCAGTCGGCCACCCACCACCGGCTGGGGCTGCCGGGGCAGTTACCCCACGTTCATCTTcagcttggagatgctgcAGGGACATGAAGCTGCCGTAAGGCGCCACTCGATTTTCCATAGCCAAAAAGCTAAGTGAGATCTacggaagaaaagagatTCGCGCTGTGGAGATTGTCTGATAAAGAAACATTCGAGGTCTGTTCTCTTGGTTTTGTGATTTGGTGAAGTTTGCTTTGGCTCTTGCCAGCGCCGTTGGACGATGACTCATCATGTCTGCCGGAATTTCAAGGCTCGGACATATGAACCAATCATAAACCACGGTTCTTCGTCGGGCTGCCCTATCGTCCATATACCACCAGATAATCCCCATCCACTCTTGAATCGGCTAATtatcaaaaaaaaaaaaaaaataaaaataaaaataaaaataaaaataagaATAAAAATGAAAATTTAGTATTCGACTTAGATTTTTGCTGACTGTCTACACATAATGATAGCCCTCAACGCGCTCTTCTAACATTAGGCCGTTACCGAATTGGGCCAATCTTGTCCAGCAGCAAGCGTACGCTGAACTGAAGAGAATATCAGCTACCTTGCCCCTGGCCTGTTTATATTTTATCCTTCAAGGTCACTTAATATCGTTACATGCTGCCGAGCTATGCCATACGAATGAGTCAACTATCAAAAAGGAATCAGGCACAAAAATCCCTTATCAACTTCTCGAAAGCACCCCGGAGTCTGAGAAGGCTGTCCACCTCCACccactcctccttcccatGCAGCCCGTGCCCTGCTGGGCCAAAGATCACGGAGGGAATTCCAGCCTCgctcagcagcgcagcaTCACACCAGAACGGCACACTTTGAATCCCCGGCCGTATTCCAGTCACCATATTCGCACAATCCGCTACGCTCTCGATAAGCGGATGGTTCACGTCGATCTTGtgagctggtcgagcgaGCGTAGCCCGGGGCTCTGCGAACTTGAAGTTCCTTTTTGAGGATTGAATCTCAAGCAGCAAGCGCTGGATATCAGATATTATTGACTGAGGTGTTTGACCGGGGATTGTTCTGAATTCGATTGTTATGGTGCACTTGGCTGGATAAGAGGACGCCTCCTCTCCACCCTGGATTAGCCCGCAATGCAGAGTCGCCGGCCCCAGGATATCGTCAATGGGGAGCCTGCTTGCGTGCTTCTCCAAAGCTTGCAGGAACCACCCAGCATGGAGAATAGCGTCGACTCCGTCGATATGGTTTGAGCCGTGAGCAGCCACGCCGAGAATATCGACCTCCACCCAAACGAAGCCCTTGTGCGCATGCGCAATAATCTCGTTCGTAGGCTCAGGTACAACAGCGGCGTCAGCCCTCCAACCGGCAGCTAGAATGTCCCTCGTCCCCTGGGATgcgtcctcctcgtcggaGACGGCGGCAATAATGACATCTCCACGCAAGGGCTCGCAACTGGCTTTGATCGCTGAAAGAGCCGCTAATGCGCTTGCGAGCCCGCCCTTCATGTCGAGACTCCCTCGGCCAAGGACCACCTGTTTTCCGCCCCTGGTGCCAATTGCGCCAGAGAGTGCATCTGTCTCGTAGCTTGCTAGACTGACTGTGTCGATATGACCGTTGAACATGAGCGCCTTTCCTCCCCCGCTGCCCCTATGAATGCCGACGACAGAAGGTCGGCCAGGAACTGGTTCAACGCGATGTGACTCGATTCCGCGATGTGCGAACCATGCTTGCAGGTAATCGCAGATCTGGGTTTCTCCTACGCCGTCAGCGAGGGATAGCGTGGGGTTCGAGGAGTTGATTCTCGTTAGCGTGCTCGCTATCTCAACAGCATTGTCGGACGACACATCCAATGGGATAGGGTAGTCGCGGGGTCCTTCTGTGCTCAGCAGCACGACAACCGAATCTTCGGTCAGTAGTGACTCGGAGCATTCCTTAACTCGTCTCAGTGCTGCCAGCGACGCCGCACCACAGGGTCCGGCCTTGATTGAGCGCGAGGCTAAGTATCCCACAGCCTGGTGGCTCTCGTAGCAAGAGACAGTAACGCTAGCATCTACAAGACGCTGCAAGTTTGACCATGCCGTCGTCGAAACAGTCCCGCAGTTCATACCGTCCATAATGGTGAACGAAGTCTCTATCCGCCTTAATTTACCAGCTAGCAGATTACTGTGCAGGCAAGCCGCAGTATCGGGCTCAACAACGATCACAGAAATCGGATTCTCTCTCGACTTGCAGAACGTCGACACTGTGTTCGCAAGACTCCCCACTCCCACTGGCGTGACCATGACCGTGGCGCGCAGACCTATCTCTGCCAGTTGACTCTCAATCTCCAACATCATGGACGAATAGCCTTCTACGATCCACGAGGGAACCTCTTCGTACCCCTCCAATGCGGTGTCCTGGATGAGCAATGCGCCATCCATCTCGGTCGACACCTTCAGTGCCTCCAAGACAGCCGCGTCATAATCGCCCTTAATCGTCGTCACCTTTGCTCCCTCTGACCTGATTCTATCCTTTGTTGGCCCATCCATAGTCTCTGACACAAAAATTCTGGATTCAATCCCCAGGGTACGCGCCATGAATGCTACTGCCCGCCCATGGTTTCCCTTCGTTGCTGCCAAAAGCGTCACCGATTTCTCTTGCGCCCGCGCAGCCATCTCCTCAAGGCTAACGGTCAACGGCAGATTAAGATAAGCTGCTACCGCACGGTAACAACCCCATGATGCACCGAGGACTTTAAACGAGGGTAGACCGAGCCGGTTGCTTTCGTCTTTAACGAGAACGGCGCGGACGCCTAGTTCGGCGGCAAGATCGGGCAACGAAGTAAGTGGTGTTGGACTGTAGCCGGCGAGAGACTTATGGAACTTAGAGAGGCCATCAATCTGTGGAAACTCGCTTCTCTGGGAGCTGGCCAAGgggttgaagaagatcgGGCGTCGAGAAGACATCGTGCGTCTGCATGGTGTCAGTATGAACCCCGACGATTCGGCGGAGAGCTCACGTTAAAGCAATTTCCGCAATCAATAACTATGATCAGACGATTGCTAGTGGTATATTTGGCTAGAGATGAGTCCTGGATGTGAAAAGCAGACCAGAAGACGGTGGACAATGTGAACCTGTCCAGGCGCCTTCCAACAACATCCACCACAAACCCACCGTAACCAGGCAAATTCTTTTCTACACAACATCCTATTCAATAATTTATTTCATCACCGTAGTAACGGTGTGATTTTATAAGGTTGTGGTCAATCTTCAGTATCAACTCTCCTGAAAAtacagatatatatattaatCCTTTGAACACGACAAGTAGACAGGTAATGTGCGCGGGACTCGTATATTTACGATATATTCAATCTAAAAACAGAATAACAAAAACTTTAAAAATTTAACACCAGTTTAACACCGGTTTCTAAGCATGGAGACTGCTTTATATACTCATCGACCTCAGTTGGACTGCGAATAACAGCACAAACGTTGAGCCGTGCCAAAGTCATTGCGGGGGAACGCTTTTCGCATACAAACTGGGCCTTGGCAGTCAACACGAAGACAGCAACCTTGAAATAGTCTTGGAGAGGGTTTCTGAGGAATACCATGGATGTCAGCTGAGGATACTGTCCTTTATTGATATTGGAAAGCACCTGACCACGCTCCTTCCTAAGGACGTCTCCCTAGGCTGTACGATCCGCCTCCGCAGCATCATGGATCTGCCCCTCCTCACGATGGACTGCGCCCAATGCCACTCGTTCCAAAGCTATTGATATCAGATCTGGTCCATCTCCTATTCTACCCTTACTAAGATGAGGCTCAGACCTTCGCTCCATCCCCTCCCGGTTCTCTCCCTAGTAGCATCGACCGTATCGATCGTTCTCCCACCAGCCAACACAACCTTGACCACCACCGCTGCCAACGTTCCCAATCTCGCACCCAGAATTCCCAGTCACTACCCTTGCGACTGCTACATCGTCTCTGGCGATGAGCCGGGCTACTTCACCGACTACCAATTCTGG is a window of Aspergillus nidulans FGSC A4 chromosome VI DNA encoding:
- a CDS encoding protein mcnA (transcript_id=CADANIAT00010423) gives rise to the protein MTATLERSLSRTSSVSMPLSPMISFRHEATTPISESSLSHIHERLSAIESRLLELRSTALTKDGYVDRRNREDEHIRREFEAHRSISNRIDLNVVALRADVGQLKSGILQLKSSLGQAGNETVFLRSDVDRLSKNVDQIQVDLEHMQTDVCGCRVEISKLQSAISQLRTELITLQHETSRHLNSFLERFSLIEARMKHSERVRFNSLAHTTHAPITPVPIVEEDGSLRWPDYFPRTVWRFWCLKKRSRHNRLAQLAEFYQLGGYEYWGRMHQTDGMFSDSDSSDSSDCPSNLTRAEAVRMFPEAAHQALAATLGLVYYKIRNEVGDHPLSPIQRPPKRHQEEVASVSSSSKQKPVKMARRPTNLSPTALHKLITGGPSLESKSLTSEESAKLGWNANATEISDDTMSKLRGIVSEEVGTILRALERGRLKIVPSRSERMEMSPTGSRSSSRNDKAPAVKDVEPTVPDTVPTEIISLSLRKDVQKAEVGIEPTIPDTASETTSVST
- a CDS encoding homeobox domain-containing protein (transcript_id=CADANIAT00010424) yields the protein MENRVAPYGSFMSLQHLQAEDERGVTAPAAPAGGGWPTEEDIFFDWELYGIQDPSCNPEFLPYEQASRSTGTLDFTATQFEPQRASLSGGDSASAIASNPEPEGWGCLQVGPGTTSTPIVPSGFNNVAEWLDGAYRPPTPCDHCRRHRLQCLVLRRTSHNPNPVPSCSSCVGLFRPCSFGRGEKRQPSGFETLSPVLGHLHGVIEEGNENECGERKLDSKESKQFVRKGARVLRDWFYQNEHCPYPSEEEKARLAAETGFSRQRISTWFANARRRHKQQKQARTSTRVFRAGSPMPTSELASMTPMERWQASPPDEEPVSEAMIREAIATSSGSDVSGCRSRFESPLTDFSSGLEGSSLASSVSSFGVLASDASDSSSSAWSYKSGDGPLRPRPYRRPSSGRRGGRKRVTEDGHYQCTFCMQSFKKKHDWSRHEKSVHLPLDVWICTPNLSELEDTNIPFGKCRFCDHQSSSPEHWESHDFRECASKPLPERSFSRKDYLWQHLRKFHGCTRYPVPNLEAWRSAQTDIQSRCGFCAASLPSWSARADHLAIHFKDGCRMSQWAGDWGFEFSVLANLRNAVLPMERSLLSMAST
- a CDS encoding uncharacterized protein (transcript_id=CADANIAT00010425); the encoded protein is MSSRRPIFFNPLASSQRSEFPQIDGLSKFHKSLAGYSPTPLTSLPDLAAELGVRAVLVKDESNRLGLPSFKVLGASWGCYRAVAAYLNLPLTVSLEEMAARAQEKSVTLLAATKGNHGRAVAFMARTLGIESRIFVSETMDGPTKDRIRSEGAKVTTIKGDYDAAVLEALKVSTEMDGALLIQDTALEGYEEVPSWIVEGYSSMMLEIESQLAEIGLRATVMVTPVGVGSLANTVSTFCKSRENPISVIVVEPDTAACLHSNLLAGKLRRIETSFTIMDGMNCGTVSTTAWSNLQRLVDASVTVSCYESHQAVGYLASRSIKAGPCGAASLAALRRVKECSESLLTEDSVVVLLSTEGPRDYPIPLDVSSDNAVEIASTLTRINSSNPTLSLADGVGETQICDYLQAWFAHRGIESHRVEPVPGRPSVVGIHRGSGGGKALMFNGHIDTVSLASYETDALSGAIGTRGGKQVVLGRGSLDMKGGLASALAALSAIKASCEPLRGDVIIAAVSDEEDASQGTRDILAAGWRADAAVVPEPTNEIIAHAHKGFVWVEVDILGVAAHGSNHIDGVDAILHAGWFLQALEKHASRLPIDDILGPATLHCGLIQGGEEASSYPAKCTITIEFRTIPGQTPQSIISDIQRLLLEIQSSKRNFKFAEPRATLARPAHKIDVNHPLIESVADCANMVTGIRPGIQSVPFWCDAALLSEAGIPSVIFGPAGHGLHGKEEWVEVDSLLRLRGAFEKLIRDFCA